In Trichocoleus desertorum NBK24, the following are encoded in one genomic region:
- a CDS encoding metal-binding protein: MPSGRTHDRITLWSLPLVAGLTYAQTRSSSLTLIVAGGFLFGGLMFGPDLDIYSRQYQRWGWLRWIWLPYRKMMRHRSFWSHGPVVGTGLRLLYLATWLSAGSLVGVAIAAGFGYPIPDWPTATHVTQQSVLQYSPEVMALCLGLELGALSHSCSDWLSSTYKSTHKRYKTQGWKGLFAVKPKKRQRKSATRAKSQSRIMPAKPQPRNHLD, translated from the coding sequence ATGCCCTCTGGCCGAACCCACGATCGCATTACCCTCTGGAGCTTGCCGCTAGTAGCAGGGCTGACCTATGCACAAACTCGCAGTAGTAGCCTCACCTTAATCGTGGCAGGTGGTTTTTTGTTTGGGGGGCTGATGTTTGGTCCTGACCTCGATATTTATTCTCGCCAATATCAACGGTGGGGTTGGCTCCGATGGATTTGGCTACCCTATCGCAAAATGATGCGCCATCGCTCCTTTTGGTCTCACGGGCCAGTCGTAGGTACCGGGCTACGCCTACTTTATTTGGCGACTTGGTTGAGTGCTGGGAGTTTAGTTGGCGTGGCGATCGCGGCTGGTTTTGGCTACCCCATCCCCGACTGGCCTACGGCAACTCATGTCACTCAACAGTCGGTTTTACAGTACAGCCCAGAAGTGATGGCACTCTGCTTGGGTTTGGAACTGGGGGCGTTGAGTCATTCCTGTAGCGATTGGCTGAGTTCTACTTACAAATCGACGCACAAACGCTACAAAACTCAGGGCTGGAAAGGGCTGTTTGCCGTTAAGCCTAAAAAGCGCCAACGAAAATCAGCGACTCGCGCTAAATCGCAGTCTAGAATCATGCCAGCGAAACCACAGCCTAGAAACCACCTCGATTGA
- a CDS encoding ATP-binding protein has translation MSHPPKSSLQSRVSAEPLPDYPTPRGSSFVELLAWWPLHRAKNIRQKIGWSHALAIGVAVVGSTFGHFLGDSYARVAKQQWEAAHQEERLLSSLNLAVLAARSHQQQLIPLLRNPQKFEHEHTHFLGHVQTIDQLMTEVQSAVVTHTQFSEASAELEAWLRNYDSTLEVYTEQLDQVLKEINRTDLSAANVLAAQQSLLAFTNSDVALEVDSFSDDLSLLIKDVHAREVKADIAMHRAEDLRSLITYTSLLLSVLLATVLALRTSQAIARPIEAVTQVAQQAAQNSRFDLQAPVMTDDEVGRLATAFNNLIRQVEQYTQDLELSRQTLELRVEERTHELKQTIQELESEITLRCQIQVALHQEKVALHKSEQLFRSLSACSPVGIFLADVTGDLTYVNPHLQRLAAYNPEADLAEASLKSSWMTWVHSEDRDRVFAAWTEHTQQGYSYGDEYRLQLPNGKIRWVQTRSSPLFTDTGKLLGHVGTVEDVTEQKQAEQEIRHALEKERELNELRARFVTTVSHEFRTPLTVIVSSTELVQNYEHKMTQEKKHQHFGKIQAASRHITHLLDEILFISHASSGELQFNLAPIDLEQFCRSLLADLQNASSCSHTLHLSYQIPQTLVCLDEKLLRYILTNLLSNAIKYSPQAKDVNFEITCDAQTVIFSVQDHGIGIPIADQLNLFEAFHRAKNASNIPGVGLGLSIVKSCVDLHGGRITVESKPEVGTKFTVMLPLMSQAQEIS, from the coding sequence ATGAGTCATCCTCCTAAATCTTCCCTACAGAGCCGAGTATCTGCTGAGCCACTGCCAGACTATCCCACTCCACGGGGCTCTAGTTTTGTGGAGTTGCTCGCTTGGTGGCCGCTACATCGAGCTAAAAATATCCGTCAAAAAATTGGCTGGTCTCATGCCTTAGCCATTGGAGTGGCAGTCGTTGGATCTACGTTTGGTCACTTTTTGGGAGACTCCTACGCGAGAGTCGCAAAGCAACAATGGGAAGCGGCTCACCAAGAGGAAAGGCTATTGAGTAGCTTGAATTTGGCAGTTTTAGCTGCCCGTAGTCACCAACAACAACTGATTCCTCTCCTCAGAAATCCTCAGAAGTTTGAGCATGAGCATACCCACTTTTTAGGGCATGTGCAGACAATCGATCAACTCATGACAGAAGTGCAGTCTGCGGTTGTCACTCATACACAGTTTAGTGAAGCGAGTGCTGAGTTAGAAGCTTGGTTGCGTAACTATGACAGCACTCTTGAAGTCTATACTGAGCAACTAGATCAGGTATTGAAAGAGATCAATCGCACTGATTTATCAGCAGCCAATGTTTTAGCGGCTCAGCAGTCTCTTCTAGCATTTACTAATAGTGACGTTGCCTTAGAGGTAGACAGCTTTTCGGACGACCTAAGTCTCCTAATTAAGGATGTCCACGCCAGAGAGGTGAAAGCGGACATCGCTATGCACCGAGCCGAAGATTTGCGTAGTTTGATTACTTACACCAGCTTGTTGTTGTCAGTTCTACTTGCAACTGTTTTAGCTCTGCGAACCAGCCAAGCGATCGCCCGTCCGATTGAAGCTGTCACCCAAGTGGCGCAACAAGCGGCTCAAAACTCTCGGTTTGACTTGCAAGCTCCAGTCATGACAGATGACGAAGTAGGCCGATTAGCCACGGCTTTCAACAACCTAATTCGTCAGGTGGAGCAGTACACCCAAGACTTAGAACTCAGCCGCCAAACTCTAGAATTACGAGTTGAGGAGCGCACTCATGAACTGAAACAGACGATTCAAGAGTTGGAGAGTGAAATCACGCTTCGTTGTCAAATTCAAGTTGCCCTCCATCAGGAAAAAGTCGCTCTCCACAAAAGTGAGCAGCTCTTTCGTTCCTTAAGCGCTTGTTCTCCTGTAGGCATTTTCTTAGCAGATGTGACAGGAGATCTGACCTACGTTAATCCCCATTTACAGCGATTGGCTGCTTATAATCCTGAAGCTGATCTGGCTGAAGCTAGCTTAAAGTCTAGTTGGATGACTTGGGTGCATTCTGAAGATCGCGATCGCGTCTTTGCAGCTTGGACTGAGCATACACAACAAGGCTATAGCTATGGAGATGAGTATCGGTTGCAACTGCCCAATGGCAAAATTCGCTGGGTGCAGACGCGATCGTCTCCTTTGTTTACGGACACAGGTAAACTGCTCGGTCACGTGGGGACCGTTGAAGATGTAACAGAGCAAAAGCAAGCAGAACAAGAGATTCGCCATGCTCTGGAAAAAGAGCGAGAGCTAAATGAGCTGCGAGCCCGTTTCGTCACCACGGTTTCTCATGAATTTCGCACACCACTCACAGTCATCGTTTCCTCTACCGAATTGGTGCAGAACTACGAGCACAAAATGACTCAGGAGAAAAAACACCAGCATTTTGGGAAAATCCAGGCTGCCAGCCGACACATCACTCATCTGCTGGATGAGATCCTGTTTATCAGCCACGCGAGCAGTGGCGAATTGCAGTTTAATCTTGCTCCCATCGATTTAGAGCAGTTTTGCCGCAGTCTATTGGCAGACCTACAGAACGCTTCATCCTGCTCCCACACCTTGCACTTGAGCTATCAAATTCCTCAAACTTTAGTTTGTCTCGATGAGAAACTATTGCGCTATATCCTGACCAATTTGCTTTCTAACGCGATTAAATATTCGCCTCAAGCGAAGGACGTGAACTTTGAGATCACCTGTGATGCTCAAACCGTGATCTTCAGCGTGCAAGATCATGGCATTGGCATTCCGATCGCTGACCAGTTAAACCTGTTTGAAGCGTTTCATCGCGCTAAAAATGCGAGTAATATTCCTGGTGTGGGCCTAGGATTGTCGATCGTCAAGAGCTGCGTAGACTTACATGGTGGCCGAATCACCGTTGAGAGCAAACCTGAGGTCGGCACTAAATTTACGGTCATGCTGCCGCTGATGTCTCAAGCCCAAGAGATTTCCTGA
- the glpK gene encoding glycerol kinase GlpK, with protein sequence MSNPSANYILALDLGTTGNRAFLFNHDGKIVGQAYKELTQYYPQPGWLEHDPQQIWQDTCWVMQSVVQQAGIAATEITAIGLTVQRETCLLWDKTTGQPLHPAIVWQDRRTSPFCNELQEQGYAAEIYDRTGLVIDAYFSATKIRWLLDHLPPEVDLDQVLAGTIDTWVLWNLTGGRVHATDDSNASRTMLFNLRSRQWDSKLLDIFGIPAHLLPPVQPSLGTFGVTDAKLLGAEIPITAILGDQQAALFGHGCDRVGLIKCTYGTGCFLVAHTGAEIMRSPGQLVSTVAWTRSSEHGAPEVGYALEGSMFTSGACIQWLRDGLKLIETAAETEAIATQVADNGGVYFVPAFSGLGAPHWDMSARGAFFGITGGVQREHLVRSVLEAIAYQVKEVVQAVDACSSAKVQRLKVDGGACDNNFLMQFQADVLGIPVERPVVRDVTVQGVAFAAGLASGFWQDYTALVNSRQRDRVFEPRPATAALENFVTWQKAVSRAKNWAE encoded by the coding sequence ATGAGCAATCCATCCGCAAATTACATTCTGGCGTTAGACCTGGGTACGACAGGCAATCGCGCCTTTCTGTTTAACCACGATGGCAAAATTGTGGGGCAAGCTTACAAAGAGCTAACCCAGTACTACCCGCAACCTGGATGGCTAGAGCATGATCCGCAGCAGATTTGGCAAGATACCTGCTGGGTGATGCAAAGCGTCGTTCAGCAAGCAGGCATTGCTGCAACTGAAATTACCGCGATCGGTCTCACCGTCCAGCGAGAGACTTGTTTGCTGTGGGATAAAACGACTGGGCAACCTTTGCATCCTGCGATCGTGTGGCAAGACCGCCGGACTTCACCCTTCTGCAACGAATTACAAGAGCAAGGGTACGCTGCCGAAATTTACGATCGCACAGGTTTAGTCATAGATGCATACTTCTCTGCCACAAAAATCAGGTGGCTGTTAGATCATTTGCCGCCAGAGGTTGATCTCGATCAGGTTTTGGCTGGAACGATTGACACTTGGGTGCTATGGAATTTAACCGGGGGGCGCGTCCATGCTACCGATGATAGTAATGCCAGCCGCACGATGCTGTTTAACCTGCGATCGCGGCAATGGGACTCTAAGCTCCTCGATATCTTTGGGATTCCTGCCCATCTCTTACCCCCAGTGCAACCTAGCTTGGGTACGTTTGGGGTCACTGACGCTAAATTATTAGGGGCCGAAATCCCAATTACTGCCATCCTAGGCGATCAACAAGCGGCTTTGTTCGGCCACGGTTGCGATCGCGTGGGTTTAATCAAGTGCACTTACGGGACAGGTTGCTTTCTGGTCGCCCATACAGGAGCGGAGATCATGCGATCGCCAGGGCAATTGGTCTCAACGGTCGCTTGGACTCGTTCTAGCGAACATGGCGCACCGGAAGTGGGTTATGCGCTCGAAGGCAGCATGTTTACCAGTGGAGCCTGCATTCAGTGGCTACGAGATGGGCTGAAGCTAATTGAAACTGCGGCTGAAACGGAAGCCATAGCCACCCAAGTCGCGGATAATGGCGGTGTTTATTTTGTGCCTGCTTTTAGCGGTTTAGGGGCACCCCATTGGGATATGAGTGCCCGTGGCGCGTTCTTCGGCATTACTGGGGGAGTGCAACGAGAGCATTTAGTGCGTTCGGTCCTAGAGGCGATCGCCTATCAAGTCAAAGAAGTAGTGCAGGCCGTGGATGCTTGTAGCAGTGCCAAGGTGCAACGGCTCAAAGTGGATGGGGGAGCGTGCGACAACAATTTCTTGATGCAGTTTCAAGCCGATGTGTTGGGAATTCCCGTAGAGCGGCCTGTTGTCCGAGATGTGACGGTGCAAGGAGTAGCCTTTGCCGCAGGTCTAGCCTCTGGTTTTTGGCAAGACTATACGGCCCTCGTCAACAGTCGCCAGCGCGATCGTGTATTTGAACCCAGACCAGCCACAGCAGCCCTAGAAAACTTTGTCACTTGGCAAAAAGCCGTATCTAGAGCCAAAAATTGGGCCGAGTAG
- a CDS encoding WGxxGxxG family protein: MKRTTLSKLVGAGVLAASLAVVPLSLPSHAQTDNNPNNNPTLDTTPFQETKDDNNNLGWLGLIGLLGLANLFRKPKETVRYQEPDVVSRTGYRE, encoded by the coding sequence ATGAAACGGACGACTCTATCTAAGTTAGTTGGTGCTGGCGTTCTGGCTGCTAGCCTTGCGGTTGTTCCCCTGAGCCTCCCTAGCCACGCTCAGACTGACAATAACCCTAACAACAACCCCACTCTAGACACCACTCCTTTCCAAGAAACCAAAGATGACAACAACAACTTGGGTTGGTTGGGTCTAATTGGTTTGCTGGGTCTAGCTAATCTATTCCGCAAGCCCAAAGAAACTGTACGCTACCAAGAACCTGATGTGGTTAGCCGTACGGGTTACCGCGAGTAG
- a CDS encoding WGxxGxxG family protein, with translation MKAALSKFVGAGVLSLSLATLPLTVPASAQTEAGTTGTTGTDTTATYNNTNTAAEGDRDFDWGWLGLLGLAGLAGLTKKSHEEPTRYREPEEASRTGTRY, from the coding sequence ATGAAAGCTGCTCTATCTAAGTTTGTTGGTGCTGGTGTTCTTAGCCTCAGCCTAGCTACTCTCCCCCTGACCGTGCCCGCTTCTGCTCAGACCGAAGCTGGTACTACAGGCACAACAGGTACAGACACTACCGCTACTTATAACAACACAAACACCGCTGCTGAAGGCGATCGCGACTTTGACTGGGGTTGGTTGGGTCTACTTGGTTTGGCTGGTTTGGCTGGTCTAACTAAGAAGAGCCATGAAGAGCCAACTCGTTATCGTGAACCCGAAGAAGCGAGCCGTACTGGTACTCGCTACTAA
- a CDS encoding ATP-binding protein, with the protein MRQFSFSSLRTKLILAFLGVALISLLLLSWLNKHTAQVMLTNNANQALYAAASQTALTLDAFVTANLDVVRVDAQLPDLAQYLSLPVKERRNSASNAEVAATLRTLTQRDSLNILSYTLFDRQGRSVLDTNLASVGRNQANDDYVRQPLQTGFPYASPMRLGSDNFVSLYFSSPVRNAKGAIVGVLAVRYNAAAIQQLVGQNNGLAGTQSFPVLLDENHIRLAHGIAPELVFKSVVPLPAEKLETLRQEGRLPKRPATELATDLPAFERGLNQITCKAVRTCPPTYFTTELAAVNHQPSAVAAVRLRTQPWFVIFAQPQNAFLAPIYAQVRVAQRLAILIAIAVVAMAIAMAQWLAKPLVHLAQRVAQFTSGQLNARVQITSKDEIGSLATNFNAMAEQVGKLLQGLEERTHELEASQHVTFAVSELSKAILDPELLLQEAVTLLQTRFNLHHVQIYLLEPNTQQLSRQAGASGADGSWSAHREISIALDCSDSLVARAARSQQLAVAESRASRTCTGANATPLLMGAEAAVPLVARGSLLGILNIQDAYADHFSAIDLDTFKTLAGQIAIALENARLFGQIQKTEERFRRIFEDAPIGMAIASLEDEQLVQVNKTFCKMLMYEAEDLTQRSFQEITHPADLTKDLRLFEQMVAGAIASYQIEKRYLKQTQEVVWANLTATLIRDQQGSASYSLGMIENITERKRAEAALRQSEAQYREKVQQLQQALQELQQTQAQLVQSEKMSSLGQLVAGVAHEINNPINFIYGNLTHAKQYLQDLFQLLHLYQSHYPQPVPAIEATIQEIDLEFLGEDFTRILASMQVGAERIRQIVLSLRNFSRLDEAEMKPVDIHQGLDSTLVILQNQLRSRPGYLGIEVIKNYGDLPSVNCYAGQLNQVFMNLLANAIDALETRREIELLNDTPTPDSPTPLPTIWISTAVVAPDQVMIRIRDNGPGMPEATQKRLFDPFFTTKAVGKGTGLGLSISYQIVVEKHQGQFRCVSTLGEGAEFIVQIPIQQHPRLKH; encoded by the coding sequence GTGCGGCAGTTCTCATTCTCTTCTCTTCGCACCAAACTGATTTTGGCTTTTCTAGGAGTCGCGCTGATTTCATTGCTGCTCCTGTCTTGGCTCAACAAGCATACTGCTCAAGTGATGCTGACGAATAACGCGAATCAAGCCTTGTACGCCGCAGCTAGTCAAACGGCTCTGACGCTTGATGCCTTTGTAACAGCCAACTTAGATGTGGTGCGAGTGGATGCCCAATTACCCGATTTAGCTCAATACCTCAGTTTGCCTGTCAAAGAGCGTCGCAACAGTGCTTCTAACGCTGAAGTGGCTGCTACTTTACGCACCCTAACTCAACGAGATTCGCTCAATATCTTGTCTTACACGTTGTTCGATCGCCAAGGTCGCAGTGTGCTTGATACCAATCTAGCGAGTGTGGGGCGCAACCAAGCCAATGATGACTATGTGCGGCAACCTTTGCAGACTGGGTTTCCTTACGCTTCGCCCATGCGGTTGGGTAGCGATAACTTTGTTAGTCTCTACTTCAGTAGCCCGGTACGCAATGCTAAGGGTGCGATCGTCGGCGTGTTGGCAGTGCGTTACAACGCGGCAGCGATCCAGCAATTAGTGGGGCAAAATAATGGATTAGCAGGGACTCAATCATTTCCAGTGCTGCTGGATGAAAACCACATCCGTCTAGCGCATGGCATTGCCCCAGAATTGGTGTTTAAGTCTGTGGTTCCTCTACCAGCAGAGAAGCTTGAAACCTTGAGGCAAGAAGGGCGTTTGCCCAAGCGACCCGCTACAGAACTGGCTACTGACTTACCTGCCTTTGAGCGAGGGCTGAATCAGATCACCTGCAAAGCGGTTAGAACTTGTCCTCCCACTTATTTCACTACAGAGCTGGCGGCAGTTAATCATCAGCCCAGCGCCGTTGCGGCGGTTCGACTCAGAACTCAACCCTGGTTTGTCATTTTCGCACAGCCCCAGAACGCTTTTTTGGCACCCATCTATGCTCAAGTGCGGGTGGCGCAGAGATTAGCAATTTTGATCGCGATCGCTGTTGTGGCTATGGCGATCGCAATGGCTCAATGGTTAGCCAAACCTCTAGTACATCTAGCGCAACGAGTGGCTCAGTTTACCTCAGGTCAGCTTAACGCCCGCGTCCAGATCACCTCTAAAGATGAAATCGGTAGCCTCGCAACTAACTTCAATGCGATGGCAGAGCAAGTGGGCAAACTGCTGCAAGGGCTGGAAGAACGCACCCACGAGCTGGAGGCGAGCCAACATGTTACCTTTGCCGTCAGTGAGCTATCAAAAGCGATTCTCGATCCTGAGTTGCTTTTGCAAGAAGCAGTGACCTTGCTGCAAACTCGTTTCAACTTGCACCATGTTCAGATTTATCTTTTGGAGCCAAACACCCAACAACTGAGTCGGCAAGCGGGGGCTAGTGGAGCCGATGGGTCTTGGTCTGCTCATCGTGAGATTAGTATTGCTTTAGATTGCTCAGATAGCTTGGTGGCTCGTGCGGCTCGGAGCCAGCAGTTAGCGGTTGCGGAATCCAGAGCCAGTAGAACCTGCACCGGAGCCAATGCTACCCCGTTGTTAATGGGTGCGGAAGCTGCCGTTCCACTCGTCGCGCGTGGGAGTCTGCTTGGTATTCTCAATATTCAAGATGCTTATGCGGATCACTTTAGCGCCATCGATCTCGACACCTTCAAAACCCTGGCAGGTCAGATTGCGATCGCTCTAGAGAATGCTCGTTTGTTTGGTCAAATTCAGAAAACAGAGGAGCGCTTTCGTCGTATTTTTGAGGACGCTCCCATTGGCATGGCGATCGCCAGCTTGGAAGATGAACAGTTAGTCCAAGTGAACAAGACATTCTGCAAAATGCTGATGTATGAAGCAGAGGATTTGACCCAGCGTTCATTCCAAGAAATTACTCACCCCGCCGACCTCACTAAAGACTTGCGCTTGTTTGAGCAAATGGTGGCTGGGGCGATCGCGAGTTATCAAATCGAGAAGCGCTACCTGAAGCAAACTCAAGAGGTCGTTTGGGCCAATCTCACTGCTACTTTAATTCGAGACCAGCAAGGCAGTGCTTCCTATAGCCTCGGCATGATTGAGAACATCACAGAGCGTAAACGAGCTGAAGCAGCTTTGCGGCAGTCGGAAGCGCAATATCGCGAGAAAGTTCAGCAACTTCAGCAAGCTTTACAGGAGCTACAGCAAACTCAGGCCCAACTCGTACAAAGCGAGAAAATGTCGAGTTTGGGTCAACTGGTGGCAGGCGTTGCCCACGAAATCAATAACCCGATTAACTTTATCTACGGCAACCTAACTCATGCCAAGCAGTATCTTCAGGATCTGTTTCAACTGCTCCACCTGTACCAAAGCCACTATCCTCAACCTGTCCCAGCTATTGAAGCCACTATCCAAGAAATAGACTTGGAGTTTTTGGGGGAAGACTTTACTCGAATTCTCGCTTCTATGCAGGTGGGAGCCGAGCGGATTCGTCAGATTGTCCTCTCCCTGAGAAACTTCTCTCGCCTAGACGAAGCGGAAATGAAGCCTGTAGATATTCATCAAGGCTTAGACAGCACCTTGGTCATCTTGCAGAATCAACTGCGGTCTAGACCAGGCTATCTGGGCATTGAGGTGATTAAAAACTATGGTGATTTGCCTTCGGTCAACTGCTACGCGGGCCAATTGAACCAAGTATTCATGAACCTGCTGGCAAATGCGATCGATGCCCTAGAAACTCGCCGTGAAATTGAGCTTCTGAACGATACGCCAACTCCAGACTCTCCCACGCCACTCCCCACAATCTGGATCAGCACGGCTGTTGTCGCACCCGATCAAGTCATGATTCGCATTAGGGACAATGGCCCAGGTATGCCGGAGGCAACTCAAAAGCGGCTATTTGATCCCTTTTTCACGACCAAAGCGGTGGGGAAAGGGACAGGATTGGGCCTGTCAATTAGCTATCAGATTGTCGTAGAGAAGCATCAAGGGCAGTTCCGTTGTGTTTCCACGCTAGGAGAGGGGGCAGAATTCATCGTGCAAATTCCGATTCAGCAGCATCCCAGATTGAAACATTAA
- the recG gene encoding ATP-dependent DNA helicase RecG: protein MEDAIEQLALPQPETLTPTAPASMLQLPSLPDWVRLQKALAVEAEHGFNDLVGKQSRFSEFLAQSLQQAPEILPNRDRRRWQEVAGQFTHYSDLSFAQRQHLVADTRRFLYQVRQTCERTNQSSSVANGLPASEPKPKPPKTAPLIEPQRVISPDEPLTYLPGIGPKNAERLAKLGLYTVRDLLFYYPRDHIDYARQVQIRDLEAGETVTLVGTVKRCTCFSSPRNAKLTIFELVVRDRSGQIKLSRFFAGNRYRNRGWQEQQKRLYPPGAVIAASGLVKKSKYGMTLEDPEIEVLDHSGSSIESVTVGRVVPIYSLTEGVGADLVRKAVIAALPAAAHLSDPLPEMLQEQYELSGLAEAIAHIHFPPDSAALDMARRRLVFDEFFYLQLGLLKRRQSQRQTQASAVLASTGQLIDQLYELLPFQLTGAQQRVINDILNDLQKPVPMNRLVQGDVGSGKTVVAVVAVLAAIQAGYQAALMAPTEVLAEQHYRKLVSWFNLLHLPVELLTGSTKTAKRRQIHAQLQTGELPLLVGTHALIEDPVTFQRLGLVVIDEQHRFGVQQRARLQQKGVNGIPHVLTMTATPIPRTLALTLHGDLDVSQIDELPPGRKPIQTTALTASDRTQAYELIRRQVAQGRQVYVVLPLVDESEKLDLKSAIEEHQRLQEQVFPEFQIGLLHGRMTSAEKEEAINQFRDNQTQILVSTTVVEVGVDVPNAAVMLIEHAERFGLSQLHQLRGRVGRGADQAFCLLMSSSKAETARQRLKVLEQSQDGFFISEMDMRFRGPGEVLGTRQSGLPDFALASLVEDQAVLEVAREAAEKAIAKDATLDRWPLMQAELEYRYQRLMGGAIFT, encoded by the coding sequence ATGGAGGATGCAATTGAGCAATTGGCTTTGCCCCAACCTGAAACTTTGACTCCAACTGCTCCAGCGTCAATGTTGCAACTTCCTTCCCTGCCTGATTGGGTGCGGCTGCAAAAAGCCTTGGCCGTGGAAGCAGAGCATGGCTTTAATGATTTAGTAGGCAAACAATCTCGCTTCAGCGAGTTCTTGGCTCAAAGCTTGCAACAGGCTCCAGAAATTTTGCCGAATCGCGATCGCCGTCGGTGGCAAGAAGTAGCGGGCCAATTTACCCATTACTCCGATCTAAGTTTTGCCCAACGGCAGCATTTAGTCGCTGATACTCGGCGGTTTCTCTATCAAGTTCGGCAAACCTGTGAGCGAACGAACCAAAGTAGTTCTGTCGCAAACGGGCTGCCAGCGTCAGAGCCGAAGCCAAAACCTCCTAAAACTGCACCGCTGATCGAGCCGCAGCGAGTGATTTCTCCTGATGAACCCCTCACTTATTTGCCTGGAATTGGCCCTAAGAATGCTGAACGCTTGGCGAAACTAGGGCTTTATACAGTTCGCGATCTGCTGTTCTACTACCCCCGTGACCACATTGACTACGCGCGGCAAGTCCAGATCCGGGACTTAGAGGCTGGAGAAACGGTGACATTGGTTGGTACTGTCAAGCGCTGTACCTGCTTTAGTAGCCCCCGCAATGCCAAGTTAACTATTTTTGAATTAGTGGTGCGCGATCGCAGTGGGCAGATTAAGCTGAGTCGTTTCTTCGCAGGGAATCGCTATCGTAATCGGGGCTGGCAAGAGCAACAGAAACGGCTCTACCCCCCTGGCGCTGTGATTGCCGCTTCTGGGTTGGTCAAGAAAAGCAAGTACGGCATGACCTTGGAAGATCCAGAGATTGAAGTCTTGGATCATTCGGGAAGTAGCATTGAATCGGTCACGGTGGGGCGAGTGGTGCCGATTTACTCTTTGACCGAAGGAGTGGGAGCGGATTTAGTCCGAAAAGCGGTGATTGCAGCGCTTCCGGCAGCGGCTCATTTGAGCGATCCTTTACCAGAAATGCTACAGGAGCAATATGAGTTAAGCGGTTTGGCAGAGGCGATCGCTCATATTCATTTCCCACCCGATAGCGCTGCTTTAGATATGGCTCGTCGGCGTTTGGTGTTTGATGAGTTTTTCTATTTACAGTTGGGGTTGCTGAAGCGACGGCAGAGCCAGCGCCAAACTCAAGCCAGTGCTGTCCTCGCTTCCACAGGGCAATTGATTGATCAGTTGTATGAGCTGCTGCCGTTTCAGCTGACGGGTGCTCAGCAACGAGTGATCAACGACATCCTTAACGACTTGCAGAAGCCCGTACCGATGAACCGATTGGTGCAAGGCGATGTCGGGTCGGGAAAAACCGTGGTGGCAGTTGTCGCGGTTTTGGCAGCAATTCAAGCAGGCTACCAAGCAGCGCTGATGGCTCCGACCGAGGTGTTGGCAGAGCAGCATTATCGCAAGTTGGTGAGTTGGTTTAATTTGTTGCACTTACCCGTCGAGTTGCTGACAGGCTCCACCAAAACAGCGAAGCGGCGGCAAATCCATGCCCAATTGCAAACGGGTGAACTGCCGTTGTTGGTGGGCACCCATGCCTTAATTGAAGATCCAGTCACTTTTCAGCGTTTAGGCTTGGTGGTGATTGATGAGCAACATCGCTTCGGAGTGCAACAACGAGCTAGATTGCAACAAAAAGGTGTCAATGGCATCCCTCACGTTTTGACCATGACAGCGACACCGATTCCCCGGACTCTGGCTCTGACGCTCCACGGCGACTTGGATGTGAGCCAGATTGATGAGTTGCCACCCGGACGTAAGCCCATCCAGACGACAGCTTTGACTGCAAGCGATCGCACCCAGGCTTATGAGTTGATCCGCCGCCAAGTCGCGCAAGGTCGCCAAGTCTATGTGGTGCTGCCCTTGGTAGACGAGTCTGAGAAGTTGGATTTGAAGTCCGCGATCGAGGAACATCAACGGCTGCAAGAGCAGGTTTTTCCTGAATTCCAGATTGGGCTGCTGCATGGCCGCATGACTTCGGCGGAGAAAGAGGAAGCGATTAATCAATTCCGTGACAACCAAACCCAAATTTTAGTCTCGACTACTGTGGTTGAAGTCGGTGTGGATGTCCCCAATGCGGCGGTAATGCTGATCGAGCATGCCGAACGTTTTGGTTTGTCCCAGCTCCACCAGTTGCGCGGGCGGGTCGGTCGAGGGGCAGACCAAGCTTTTTGCTTGCTAATGAGTAGCTCCAAGGCGGAAACTGCGAGGCAACGCCTGAAAGTGCTGGAACAATCGCAGGATGGCTTTTTTATCTCAGAAATGGATATGCGCTTCCGAGGGCCAGGGGAAGTGCTAGGCACTCGTCAATCTGGTTTGCCCGATTTTGCTTTGGCTAGCTTAGTAGAAGATCAGGCGGTACTAGAAGTTGCGCGGGAAGCAGCCGAGAAAGCGATCGCCAAAGATGCCACGCTCGATCGCTGGCCCCTCATGCAAGCAGAACTAGAATATCGCTACCAGCGGTTGATGGGTGGGGCAATTTTCACTTAA